A single Victivallis lenta DNA region contains:
- the hisI gene encoding phosphoribosyl-AMP cyclohydrolase, with amino-acid sequence MIELDFEKSGGLIPAIAQDADDGAILMMAYINREAWEETLSTGRAVYFSRSRNRLWRKGEESGNVQLVREILVDCDGDTVVFKVEQIGGAACHTGHRSCFFRKVDSGALVEIAPVLFDPAKVYKK; translated from the coding sequence GTGATCGAACTTGATTTTGAAAAGTCCGGCGGACTGATTCCGGCAATTGCGCAGGATGCGGACGACGGCGCCATTCTGATGATGGCTTACATCAACCGCGAGGCGTGGGAGGAGACGCTCTCCACCGGCCGGGCGGTCTATTTTTCGCGCAGCCGCAACAGATTGTGGCGCAAGGGGGAGGAGTCCGGCAACGTCCAGCTCGTCCGGGAGATTCTGGTCGACTGTGACGGCGATACGGTCGTCTTCAAGGTCGAACAGATCGGAGGGGCCGCCTGCCATACCGGCCACCGCAGCTGCTTTTTCCGCAAAGTCGATTCCGGCGCGCTCGTCGAGATCGCCCCGGTTCTCTTCGATCCCGCCAAAGTGTATAAGAAGTGA
- the murB gene encoding UDP-N-acetylmuramate dehydrogenase: MKEWMEQLRKEFPGLKVRSDVPYAELTTLGVGSRLPYLAEIADEKELAAVLKFTASAGIPVFILGGGTNLAGMDEPCPKLGLRLSKAGFSGAEKEDGKLRAGAFIRLPELARKAAEAGFAGLAPLAGIPGTLGGALRMNAGASGADIGGFTAEVTGFRLDGSPFRQEGAQVVWGYRSSSIPEDVFITGALLSLPAGEPAAELAAIEAEVLERRRREPSGRSAGCAFRNVSPMDPAGRLIDECGLKGCRIGGVKVAAEHANYVVNTGNASEAEYVELLSAVRRAVAERHGFYLRPEVKFLNPESEKKVLAAAEPPKVNVLYGGSSSEREISLMSGRAVADALRNAGFSVVLTDVTECRLYPEMLEADVVYPVLHGGYGEDGRIQKIFEENNLRFVGSGSAASLLLMDKIASKRLMDRFGIPTAKWAVVSGRERQFPEELKLPVILKAPMEGSTIGIVKVETEAEWEKALDDELRLAPEILVEEYVRGIEITVPIVNGRILPAIEIKSPHGFYNYDAKYVYKDGHTEYFCPVVSLSGEVVRKASEYAQLLYLGAGSRDILRVDFIVGADDIPYMLEGNSLPGCTATSLVPKASKVSGISFERMTSGLVYAAMKRPLVRSGAGPAAEPAALPALRPSRPGAAPNPALLRLCRWMFRIALVLCAIPILAVGFQGLLAGISGAWVMIVNGLFLLCAEFIFKWFNLLERKTK; this comes from the coding sequence ATGAAAGAGTGGATGGAACAACTCCGGAAGGAGTTTCCGGGCCTGAAAGTCCGGAGTGACGTGCCGTATGCCGAGCTGACCACGCTCGGAGTCGGCTCCCGGCTGCCTTACCTCGCGGAAATCGCGGACGAAAAAGAACTGGCGGCGGTTTTGAAGTTCACCGCCTCCGCCGGGATTCCGGTATTCATCCTCGGCGGCGGCACGAACCTCGCCGGGATGGACGAGCCGTGCCCGAAACTCGGGCTCCGGCTCTCGAAAGCCGGGTTTTCGGGGGCGGAAAAGGAGGACGGGAAACTCCGGGCCGGTGCGTTCATCCGGCTGCCGGAGCTGGCCCGCAAAGCGGCGGAGGCCGGTTTCGCCGGGCTCGCGCCGCTGGCCGGAATTCCCGGTACGCTCGGCGGGGCGCTTCGCATGAATGCCGGAGCTTCGGGCGCCGACATCGGCGGATTCACGGCTGAAGTGACCGGCTTCCGGCTTGACGGCTCCCCGTTCCGGCAGGAGGGGGCGCAGGTCGTCTGGGGGTATCGCAGCAGCTCGATTCCGGAGGATGTTTTCATCACCGGCGCGCTTCTGTCGCTGCCCGCCGGAGAGCCCGCTGCGGAGCTGGCGGCGATTGAGGCCGAAGTGCTCGAACGCCGCCGCCGGGAGCCCTCCGGCCGCAGCGCGGGGTGTGCGTTCCGGAACGTGTCGCCGATGGACCCCGCCGGGCGTCTCATCGACGAGTGCGGGTTGAAAGGCTGCCGGATCGGCGGCGTGAAGGTCGCTGCCGAACATGCGAATTATGTGGTCAATACCGGCAATGCGAGCGAAGCGGAGTATGTCGAACTTCTCTCCGCCGTGCGCCGCGCCGTGGCCGAGCGGCACGGCTTCTATCTGCGGCCGGAGGTGAAATTCCTGAATCCGGAGTCGGAGAAGAAGGTGCTTGCCGCAGCGGAGCCGCCGAAGGTGAACGTCCTTTACGGCGGTTCGTCGAGCGAGCGGGAGATTTCACTCATGAGCGGCCGCGCCGTGGCCGACGCTTTGCGCAATGCCGGATTTTCCGTCGTTCTGACCGATGTGACGGAGTGCCGGCTTTACCCGGAGATGCTGGAGGCGGACGTGGTCTATCCCGTGCTGCATGGCGGCTACGGCGAGGACGGCCGGATTCAGAAGATTTTCGAGGAGAACAACCTGCGTTTTGTCGGTTCCGGCAGCGCCGCGAGCTTGCTCCTGATGGACAAAATCGCGAGCAAGCGGCTGATGGACCGCTTCGGCATCCCGACCGCGAAGTGGGCGGTGGTTTCCGGGCGGGAGCGGCAGTTTCCGGAGGAACTGAAACTGCCGGTGATCCTGAAGGCCCCGATGGAGGGATCGACGATCGGCATTGTGAAGGTCGAGACGGAGGCGGAGTGGGAGAAGGCGCTCGACGACGAACTCAGGCTCGCCCCCGAAATTCTGGTCGAGGAGTACGTCCGCGGGATTGAGATCACCGTGCCGATCGTGAACGGCCGGATTCTGCCGGCGATCGAAATCAAAAGTCCGCACGGCTTCTACAATTACGATGCGAAGTATGTTTACAAAGACGGACACACGGAGTATTTCTGCCCGGTCGTTTCCCTGTCCGGCGAGGTGGTGCGGAAGGCGTCGGAGTATGCGCAGCTGCTCTATCTCGGCGCCGGGAGCCGCGACATCCTGCGGGTCGATTTCATCGTCGGGGCCGACGATATTCCGTATATGCTCGAAGGGAATTCGCTGCCCGGCTGCACGGCGACAAGCCTGGTGCCGAAGGCGTCGAAGGTCTCCGGCATCAGCTTTGAACGGATGACCTCGGGCCTGGTCTACGCTGCGATGAAGCGTCCGCTGGTCCGCTCCGGGGCCGGCCCGGCTGCGGAGCCGGCGGCGTTGCCGGCGCTGCGTCCGTCCCGGCCCGGCGCGGCGCCGAATCCGGCGCTGCTCAGGCTTTGCCGCTGGATGTTCCGGATCGCGCTTGTGCTCTGCGCGATTCCGATTCTGGCCGTCGGTTTTCAGGGGCTGCTCGCCGGGATATCCGGCGCATGGGTCATGATTGTGAACGGACTTTTTCTGCTCTGTGCGGAGTTCATTTTCAAATGGTTCAATTTACTGGAGAGAAAAACGAAATGA
- a CDS encoding redoxin domain-containing protein produces MMKSGKFAAVFAAFALGLGSAVHAAPPQQQTVAAATGSVAPELDVAAWAQGGEVRLSELKGKKYAVLFFWTISKQGTENFADVAKLAKEYEKKDVVFIGIGIDSADAVKNFIRLKELPFSVAADDKLASVNLYMRERDRVPMAAVIGRDGLLYWRGQPQVLKPVLDEVLSGKFDLKGRIERENFSQSVMDAMKIKDYPTVLKLLDAELGIYPDNMELVSLKVRLLASLMNKPEAATAFLDEVIARQPKNLKFYQMAVAVLKEADRFNELGAWFDRIIANFGDQPVTLVKLAQEEMNQPVGELRLENAFKLCRAAYQAPKFKDNREKGFIFGEYARSLYYCGRPEKALEVSKEAMVLLKDTPEFEKAKSYVIFYNTVLSLGRQIK; encoded by the coding sequence ATGATGAAGTCGGGTAAATTCGCCGCGGTTTTCGCCGCGTTCGCTTTGGGTCTGGGTTCCGCCGTCCATGCGGCTCCGCCGCAGCAGCAGACGGTTGCGGCCGCGACCGGTTCCGTTGCCCCCGAACTCGACGTGGCGGCCTGGGCGCAGGGCGGGGAGGTCAGGCTTTCGGAGCTGAAAGGGAAGAAATATGCGGTCCTTTTCTTCTGGACGATCAGCAAGCAGGGAACCGAAAATTTCGCCGATGTCGCAAAGCTCGCGAAGGAGTATGAAAAGAAGGACGTCGTCTTTATCGGCATCGGCATCGATTCGGCCGATGCGGTGAAGAACTTCATCCGGCTCAAGGAGCTGCCGTTCTCCGTCGCGGCCGACGACAAGCTCGCCAGCGTGAATCTCTATATGCGCGAGCGCGACCGGGTTCCGATGGCCGCGGTGATCGGCCGGGACGGCCTGCTGTACTGGCGCGGGCAGCCGCAGGTGCTGAAACCGGTGCTCGACGAGGTGCTCTCGGGCAAATTCGATTTGAAGGGGAGGATCGAACGCGAAAACTTCTCGCAGTCGGTCATGGACGCGATGAAGATCAAGGACTACCCGACCGTGCTGAAGCTGCTGGATGCGGAGCTCGGCATCTACCCGGACAACATGGAACTCGTTTCCCTGAAGGTCCGGCTGCTCGCGTCGCTGATGAACAAGCCGGAGGCGGCGACCGCCTTTCTCGACGAGGTCATCGCGCGGCAGCCGAAAAACCTGAAGTTCTACCAGATGGCGGTCGCCGTGCTCAAAGAGGCGGACCGCTTCAACGAGCTCGGCGCCTGGTTCGACCGCATCATCGCGAATTTCGGCGACCAGCCGGTCACGCTGGTCAAGCTCGCGCAGGAGGAGATGAATCAGCCGGTCGGCGAGCTGCGGCTCGAGAACGCCTTCAAGCTCTGCCGCGCCGCTTATCAGGCTCCGAAATTCAAGGACAACCGCGAAAAGGGTTTTATCTTCGGTGAATACGCGCGCAGCCTCTACTACTGCGGCCGCCCCGAAAAGGCGCTGGAAGTGTCGAAGGAGGCGATGGTCCTGCTGAAGGACACGCCGGAATTCGAGAAGGCGAAATCCTACGTCATCTTCTACAACACGGTTCTGTCGCTCGGCAGGCAGATCAAGTAG
- a CDS encoding helix-turn-helix domain-containing protein, translated as MIKIFSAAEGSRLFGENIGKYPLHHFTYAALDPPAGEWALQAVFGGDDENTAGCWRERENSEIFSLELVTSGTFAITQFGRREECGPGDLFLIQPGADSRMECLTPRTLKRTVCMAGTALIPLLTAFGLRDTTVLRRVKRETVEPLFDRLFELLRRQPERWEFESSALCYRILLELSSNRRERRLPPLLARALRHIEQHYAQPLTAAGLAAHCGVSTTTLFRLFREHLGRSPIDTVIRLRMKHARTLLLENRLPVKQIAEQVGYANALYFSSEFRRNCGMSPREFRRKQQCY; from the coding sequence ATGATCAAAATTTTCAGCGCCGCCGAAGGCAGCAGGCTGTTCGGGGAAAATATCGGAAAATATCCGCTCCACCACTTCACGTATGCGGCGCTCGATCCGCCGGCCGGAGAGTGGGCGCTGCAGGCCGTCTTCGGCGGAGACGACGAGAATACCGCGGGCTGCTGGCGCGAACGCGAGAACTCCGAGATATTCTCCCTCGAACTGGTCACCTCCGGAACCTTTGCGATCACGCAGTTCGGACGGCGCGAGGAGTGCGGACCGGGAGACCTCTTCCTGATCCAGCCCGGCGCCGACAGCCGGATGGAGTGCCTGACGCCGCGGACGCTGAAACGCACGGTCTGCATGGCGGGCACCGCTCTCATTCCGCTCCTGACCGCCTTCGGGCTGCGCGACACCACCGTACTGCGCCGGGTGAAGCGTGAAACGGTCGAACCGCTGTTCGACCGGCTGTTCGAACTGCTCCGCAGACAGCCCGAACGGTGGGAATTCGAATCCTCGGCTCTCTGCTACCGGATTCTGCTCGAGCTCTCGTCCAACCGCCGGGAACGCCGGCTGCCGCCGCTGCTCGCGCGGGCGCTCCGCCATATCGAACAGCATTACGCGCAGCCGCTGACCGCAGCCGGACTGGCCGCGCACTGCGGCGTCAGCACGACCACGCTCTTCCGGCTGTTCCGGGAGCACCTCGGCCGGTCGCCGATCGACACCGTGATCCGTCTGCGCATGAAGCACGCCCGGACGCTGCTGCTCGAAAACCGTCTGCCGGTCAAGCAGATCGCAGAACAGGTGGGGTATGCGAACGCACTCTATTTCTCTTCGGAATTCCGGCGGAACTGCGGCATGTCGCCGCGCGAATTCCGCCGGAAACAGCAATGCTACTGA
- a CDS encoding amylo-alpha-1,6-glucosidase, with amino-acid sequence MKIDGALNVWGKGQLIAYSGIDGETDYDDGLVLRSREEGGFDLCLPEPGRILLPGGAPRRCFLASDCFELDGIRGVLPECRHLLIEGDGCSADVPAGKLAVLRRGNRLLVGVAAHFRPELIDADIDALLAERKRYFETLPDFGVADPLRLRTLAKAYSQLKGQVNSACGGIPCRWTTPDRWPHRKMWLWDSVFHAVGLRHFDPETARESLRAVLSQQLPDGLIPHMMSPHGHSEVTQPPVLAFGIAAVDETAPDRVFLAEAFPKLERYLDWIFRNRDSDGAGLVEWAIEGDPHCRSGESGMDNSPRFDSAAELDAPDFNSYLSLECETMAAFARKLELPERAAFWQERHERLNGLMNRLLWSEGEGIYMDRDVRGGGLTGVAASAGFLPLICGAPSEEQAAKLLANLRDPERFGTPFRIPSISRRNAEAYAKDMWRGPVWININYLIGLGLERYGFKDEAEKLFADTVREEERMYARYGTFFEFYDDRRECDPPELLRKGKCAPGESPYHQVFFDYGWSATLYIEMVRRLAGR; translated from the coding sequence ATGAAAATCGACGGTGCGCTGAATGTATGGGGCAAGGGGCAGCTTATCGCATATTCCGGGATTGACGGTGAAACCGATTATGACGACGGGCTTGTGCTGCGAAGCCGGGAGGAGGGCGGCTTCGACCTTTGTCTGCCGGAGCCGGGGAGGATTCTGCTGCCGGGCGGAGCGCCGCGGCGCTGCTTCCTCGCGTCGGACTGCTTCGAGCTCGACGGTATCCGCGGTGTGCTGCCGGAGTGCCGCCATCTGCTGATCGAGGGAGACGGCTGCTCTGCCGACGTCCCGGCCGGAAAACTGGCCGTCCTGCGGCGCGGGAACCGCCTGCTGGTCGGCGTTGCCGCGCACTTCCGTCCGGAGCTGATCGACGCCGACATCGATGCTCTGCTGGCGGAACGGAAAAGGTATTTCGAAACGCTGCCGGATTTCGGCGTTGCCGACCCGCTCCGGCTTCGGACGCTGGCCAAGGCGTATTCACAGCTGAAGGGGCAGGTCAACTCCGCCTGCGGAGGGATTCCGTGCCGGTGGACGACGCCGGACCGCTGGCCGCATCGCAAGATGTGGCTCTGGGACTCGGTCTTTCACGCGGTCGGACTGCGCCATTTCGATCCGGAGACGGCGCGGGAGAGCCTGCGCGCCGTGCTGTCGCAGCAGCTTCCGGACGGCCTGATTCCGCATATGATGTCGCCGCACGGCCATTCGGAGGTGACCCAGCCGCCGGTGCTGGCCTTCGGCATCGCGGCGGTCGATGAGACGGCGCCGGACCGTGTGTTCCTGGCCGAGGCGTTTCCGAAGCTCGAACGTTACCTCGACTGGATTTTCCGGAATCGCGACAGCGACGGCGCCGGGCTCGTCGAATGGGCGATCGAAGGGGACCCGCACTGCCGGAGCGGCGAGAGCGGCATGGACAATTCGCCGCGCTTCGACTCCGCCGCCGAGCTGGACGCGCCCGACTTCAACAGCTACCTGTCGCTTGAGTGCGAGACGATGGCGGCCTTCGCGCGGAAGCTGGAATTGCCGGAACGCGCCGCATTCTGGCAGGAGCGGCATGAACGGCTCAACGGGCTTATGAACCGCCTGCTCTGGAGTGAAGGAGAGGGAATCTACATGGACCGCGACGTGCGCGGCGGCGGTCTGACCGGCGTCGCCGCGTCGGCCGGATTCCTGCCGCTGATCTGCGGCGCGCCGTCAGAAGAGCAGGCCGCGAAACTGCTGGCGAACCTGAGGGACCCGGAACGCTTCGGCACGCCGTTCCGCATTCCGTCGATCAGCCGCCGCAATGCGGAGGCGTATGCGAAGGATATGTGGCGCGGTCCGGTCTGGATCAACATCAATTACCTGATCGGCCTCGGCCTTGAGCGCTACGGCTTCAAAGATGAGGCGGAGAAGCTGTTTGCGGATACCGTCAGGGAGGAGGAGCGGATGTACGCCCGGTACGGAACCTTCTTCGAGTTTTACGACGACCGCCGCGAATGCGACCCGCCCGAACTGCTGCGCAAAGGGAAATGCGCGCCGGGGGAGAGTCCGTATCATCAGGTGTTTTTCGATTACGGCTGGTCCGCGACGCTTTACATCGAGATGGTCCGTCGCCTCGCGGGCCGGTGA
- a CDS encoding transcription termination/antitermination NusG family protein codes for MRFEPRKIVITEDENSLWYPLRTVPRHEIKLYRQLEEKGIPVYLPVMPAVKVHHVCYKTNSYRYEDEVLRPMLPSYVFARLDCTQRQSVWRTNSVRALLDVPKVQQASFAEELRGLQVMEELSFHTKVEYKKEIAVNDRFVIEEPRQFEGSYGYLVERRKRFLWVIKLEIIGGCVTAEIDPRQYKFTKV; via the coding sequence ATGAGATTTGAACCCAGAAAGATCGTCATAACCGAGGATGAAAACTCTTTGTGGTATCCGCTGAGAACAGTTCCCCGGCATGAAATAAAGCTGTATCGCCAGCTTGAAGAAAAAGGGATTCCGGTTTATTTGCCGGTTATGCCGGCAGTAAAAGTTCATCACGTCTGCTACAAAACAAATTCTTATCGTTACGAAGATGAAGTTTTGCGTCCTATGCTGCCGTCCTACGTTTTTGCGCGTCTTGATTGCACCCAACGGCAGTCTGTATGGAGAACCAACTCCGTCCGAGCGCTTTTGGATGTTCCCAAAGTTCAGCAGGCATCTTTTGCGGAGGAGCTGCGGGGCTTGCAAGTCATGGAAGAATTATCATTTCATACTAAAGTGGAATACAAAAAAGAGATCGCGGTCAATGACCGGTTTGTGATTGAAGAACCGCGTCAGTTTGAAGGTTCGTACGGTTATTTGGTTGAAAGGCGGAAACGTTTCCTGTGGGTTATCAAACTCGAGATTATTGGCGGCTGCGTCACTGCTGAAATTGATCCGAGACAATATAAGTTTACCAAAGTATAG
- a CDS encoding NAD-dependent epimerase/dehydratase family protein, with the protein MKKNIYTIIGTDTYFGAHMLKHLQAMKQIVIGCTQGEPFRYEAESICVSDLGKYEDMPAVDGEWIVICLDPGMGFEAYAAKLKGILDHLRAREFIGDICFFSSAAICMPDADQPISETSAIYPRNEHDLALVTGENLLSVFGCSNKGYAVPHIMRIGVPYGNEADMKAVDGFVNKMISEAENNVSLKIPMGGEAKRSLIHISDICRAVTQLMNSENCPMLVNIPGEIKTISEVGHAISRKYHVDFIERGLNLYDELDFFAGDQYLSDELFNESLKYERQYLFDSWLSEKPMLYAVN; encoded by the coding sequence ATGAAAAAAAACATCTATACGATCATCGGTACGGATACCTATTTCGGCGCTCATATGTTGAAGCATTTGCAAGCCATGAAGCAAATCGTTATTGGCTGCACCCAGGGGGAACCCTTTCGGTATGAGGCGGAATCGATATGTGTTTCCGACCTCGGCAAATATGAAGATATGCCTGCTGTTGACGGAGAATGGATTGTCATCTGCCTTGATCCCGGCATGGGGTTTGAAGCATATGCCGCAAAACTGAAAGGTATTTTGGATCATTTGCGCGCTCGTGAATTTATCGGGGATATTTGTTTCTTCTCTTCTGCGGCGATTTGCATGCCGGATGCGGATCAGCCGATATCCGAAACCTCCGCGATTTACCCCCGTAACGAGCACGATCTTGCACTTGTTACCGGTGAAAATTTATTGAGTGTTTTTGGATGCAGTAACAAAGGCTATGCCGTTCCGCACATCATGCGAATCGGAGTTCCGTATGGCAATGAGGCTGACATGAAGGCGGTTGACGGATTCGTGAATAAAATGATTTCCGAAGCAGAAAACAATGTTTCCCTGAAAATTCCGATGGGGGGAGAGGCCAAACGCTCTTTAATTCATATTTCTGATATTTGCAGAGCCGTAACTCAATTGATGAATAGTGAGAATTGTCCGATGTTAGTCAATATCCCGGGCGAGATCAAGACGATCAGCGAGGTCGGCCATGCAATATCCCGAAAATATCATGTCGATTTTATTGAACGCGGCTTAAACCTGTATGACGAATTGGATTTCTTTGCCGGAGATCAATATTTGTCGGACGAGCTCTTTAATGAGAGTTTGAAGTATGAGCGTCAATATCTGTTTGACAGCTGGCTTAGCGAAAAGCCGATGCTTTATGCCGTAAATTGA
- a CDS encoding nucleotide sugar dehydrogenase, which produces MLSEIKNKEIKIAIIGLGYVGLPLAVEFGRKYDTVGFDVKPERLEALRRGEDTTLETSSEDLKAAIRLKYSGDPADLKDRDIFIVTVPTPVDQYNRPDLTPLYKASETVGKVMKPGAIVVYESTVYPGCTEEECVPVLEKFSGLKFNTDFFCGYSPERINPGDKEHTLTKILKITSGSTPETADIVDALYGSILKNGTHRASSMKVAEAAKVIENSQRDLNIAFVNELAKIFRLIGIDTNDVLAAAGTKWNFLKFKPGLVGGHCIGVDPYYLTHKAQALGYLPEVILAGRRINDGMGKYIAAEVVKLMIKKELKIVNAKVLQLGITFKENCTDIRNSHAADVVYGLQEFGCRVDIYDPWADPAAVRTEYGLTSFKDLKALASNYDAIVAAVAHREFSDMSLRKYTCADGVIFDLKGFVPRDIVDGRL; this is translated from the coding sequence ATGTTATCAGAAATCAAAAACAAAGAGATCAAAATCGCCATCATTGGTTTGGGTTACGTTGGCTTGCCGCTGGCGGTCGAATTCGGCAGGAAGTATGACACCGTCGGTTTCGATGTGAAACCGGAACGCCTGGAAGCATTGCGCCGGGGGGAAGATACGACGCTCGAAACCTCATCGGAAGACTTGAAAGCCGCGATTCGCCTGAAATACTCCGGCGACCCGGCCGATCTGAAAGACCGGGACATTTTTATCGTGACCGTGCCGACGCCGGTGGATCAGTACAACCGCCCGGATTTGACGCCGTTGTATAAAGCGAGCGAAACCGTCGGCAAGGTGATGAAGCCGGGAGCGATCGTCGTTTATGAGAGTACGGTATATCCGGGCTGCACCGAAGAGGAGTGCGTGCCGGTTCTGGAAAAATTCAGCGGCCTGAAATTCAACACCGACTTCTTTTGCGGATACAGCCCGGAACGGATCAATCCCGGCGACAAGGAACATACTCTGACGAAGATCCTGAAGATCACCTCCGGCTCAACGCCGGAGACTGCCGATATCGTCGATGCGCTTTACGGCAGCATTCTGAAGAACGGGACGCACCGGGCCAGTTCAATGAAGGTCGCGGAAGCCGCGAAAGTGATTGAAAATTCGCAGCGGGATTTGAATATCGCTTTCGTGAACGAGCTGGCGAAGATCTTCCGCCTGATCGGAATCGATACGAATGATGTGCTGGCCGCGGCGGGAACGAAATGGAATTTCCTGAAATTCAAACCGGGTTTGGTCGGGGGACACTGTATCGGCGTCGATCCGTATTATCTGACCCATAAGGCGCAGGCGCTGGGCTACCTGCCCGAAGTGATTCTCGCCGGCCGCCGCATCAACGACGGCATGGGCAAATATATTGCGGCCGAAGTTGTGAAACTTATGATTAAAAAAGAGTTGAAAATTGTGAATGCCAAAGTGTTGCAGCTTGGCATCACATTCAAGGAAAACTGTACTGACATTCGGAATTCTCATGCGGCAGATGTTGTTTACGGATTGCAGGAATTCGGATGCCGGGTGGATATCTATGATCCGTGGGCAGATCCGGCGGCAGTCAGGACGGAATATGGTTTGACAAGTTTTAAGGATCTGAAGGCTCTGGCTTCAAATTATGACGCGATCGTGGCTGCTGTGGCTCACCGGGAATTTTCTGATATGAGCTTACGAAAATATACCTGCGCCGATGGAGTTATCTTTGACCTCAAAGGATTCGTCCCGCGTGACATCGTGGATGGCAGGCTGTAG